A genome region from Euphorbia lathyris chromosome 4, ddEupLath1.1, whole genome shotgun sequence includes the following:
- the LOC136226569 gene encoding ras-related protein Rab2BV-like has protein sequence MAYKVDHEYDYLFKIVLIGDSGVGKSNILSRFTRNEFCLESKSTIGVEFATRTLQVEGKTVKAQIWDTAGQERYRAITSAYYRGAVGALLVYDITKRQTFDNVTRWLRELRDHADSNIVIMLAGNKSDLNHLRAVSPEDAQMLAEKEGLSFLETSALQALNVESAFQSILLDIYHIISKKALAAQEAANTTGLLQGTTINVGNSSGNMNKRPCCSN, from the exons ATGGCGTACAAAGTGGATCATGAATATGATTATCTATTCAAGATTGTATTAATTGGAGATTCAGGTGTTGGTAAATCCAACATTCTTTCCAGGTTTACTCGTAATGAATTTTGCTTGGAATCTAAGTCTACCATTGGTGTTGAGTTTGCTACCAGAACTCTTCAG GTAGAAGGGAAAACAGTTAAAGCACAGATATGGGACACAGCAGGTCAAGAAAGGTATAGAGCTATAACTAGTGCATACTACAGAGGTGCAGTTGGTGCACTCTTGGTTTATGACATTACAAAGAGGCAAACATTTGACAACGTTACGAGATGGCTCCGCGAGCTCAGGGATCATGCTGATTCCAACATTGTCATAATGTTAGCTGGTAACAAATCTGATCTGAATCATCTGAGAGCAGTATCACCCGAAGATGCACAAATGTTAGCCGAAAAGGAAGGTCTTTCGTTCCTCGAAACATCAGCATTACAGGCGTTGAATGTCGAAAGCGCGTTCCAGTCAATTCTGTTGGATATCTATCACATTATCAGCAAGAAAGCATTGGCTGCACAGGAAGCTGCTAACACTACTGGACTTCTTCAAGGAACTACTATTAACGTCGGGAATTCGTCCGGTAACATGAACAAGAGACCATGTTGTTCTAATTAA
- the LOC136227641 gene encoding BEL1-like homeodomain protein 9, which translates to MAQNFDPFHVPQQNRRNKLRVNTSQTQPQQILMMNNNNSSPPDPLQQGLSLSLSFQLLDDSQRYNNAVTVLGDFLKHNNGVISSVPLGPFTGYASILKNSRFLKPAQQVLDDLYGSVNSDLLDVLTECDVIRESFAFSDRVKLQFKDSKLMFLLDEVYKKYKLYCQQMQTVVASFETVAGLGNAAPYICYAIKTVSKNFSCLKNALLNQIHFPLNDEQVKKNPRFFAAADETCENQTQGFSFLQHPVWRSQRGLPDHAVALLKTWLFEHFLHPYPSDSEKQILAQHTGLSRTQVSNWFINARVRLWKPMVEEVYKLSSQQPHQVPLEAVMNHNTNIINPCDFYQHNNKPDNIKTKRSRHELIDDMSGQRQRQEDTNLVSFENYQEGGISGRNEVSLALGLHQNNYGGINIAQHVNNLQLFGLMDSASASASAAASFQSQSHNFGNIE; encoded by the exons ATGGCCCAAAACTTTGATCCTTTTCATGTCCCACAACAAAACAGAAGAAACAAGCTCAGAGTTAACACTTCTCAAACTCAACCACAACAAATCCTCATGATGAATAACAATAATTCCTCTCCTCCTGATCCTCTGCAGCAGGGTTTATCTTTATCTCTCTCATTTCAATTACTTGATGATAGCCAAAGATACAACAATGCTGTCACTGTTCTTGGAGATTTCTTGAAGCACAACAATGGTGTAATTAGCTCGGTTCCTCTTGGCCCTTTCACTGGCTATGCTTCTATTTTGAAGAACTCTAGATTCTTGAAACCTGCTCAGCAAGTTCTGGATGATCTTTATGGTTCTGTAAACTCTGACTTGCTGGATGTTTTGACTGAATGTGATGTTATCAGGGAAAGTTTTGCTTTCAGTGACCGAGTTAAGCTTCAGTTTAAGGATTCTAAGCTTATGTTCTTGCTGGATGAG GTATACAAGAAATACAAACTATATTGCCAGCAAATGCAGACAGTAGTTGCATCATTTGAAACAGTAGCTGGGCTAGGAAATGCAGCTCCATACATATGTTACGCCATTAAAACAGTTTCAAAGAATTTCAGTTGCTTGAAAAATGCACTTCTCAATCAAATTCACTTCCCTCTGAATGATGAACAAGTTAAAAAGAATCCAAGATTCTTTGCAGCAGCAGATGAAACATGTGAAAATCAAACACAGGGTTTCAGTTTTCTTCAACATCCTGTTTGGAGATCACAAAGGGGATTGCCAGATCATGCTGTTGCTCTTCTTAAAACATGGTTATTCGAACATTTTCTTCATCC CTACCCTTCAGACTCGGAAAAGCAAATTCTAGCTCAACACACTGGTCTTTCAAGGACACAG GTATCAAATTGGTTTATCAATGCAAGAGTGAGGCTTTGGAAGCCAATGGTGGAAGAAGTGTACAAGCTTTCATCACAGCAACCTCATCAAGTCCCATTAGAGGCAGTCATGAATCACAACACCAACATTATTAATCCATGTGATTTCTACCAACACAACAACAAGCCAGacaatatcaaaacaaaacGTTCAAGACACGAACTAATTGATGATATGTCTGGACAGAGACAGAGACAGGAAGACACAAATTTAGTATCTTTCGAGAATTACCAAGAAGGTGGAATTAGTGGGAGGAATGAGGTTTCTTTGGCATTAGGGCTGCATCAGAATAATTATGGGGGTATTAACATTGCTCAACATGTCAACAACCTGCAATTGTTTGGCTTGATGGATTCAGCTTCAGCTTCAGCTTCAGCTGCTGCCAGTTTTCAATCCCAATCCCATAATTTTGGAAATATTGAATAG